A genomic window from Nicotiana sylvestris chromosome 11, ASM39365v2, whole genome shotgun sequence includes:
- the LOC138881283 gene encoding uncharacterized protein, which produces MVQQLTLRLFHTESHVEFVLTLIYAKCDAIERIELWDSLYAMARDMDASWLVGGDFNVIWDEEEKFGGLPVSLNKIDDFRHCINTCNLFDLGFKGNIFTWWNGRAEEDCIFKRLDRCLANVEFQQTFPGIEVQHLSKTGSDHSPMYLKCDIETPPIKKPFKFLNFWVEHATFKDVVKENWSADFSANPFILSNQKLKKLKKALSLWSKATFGDIFQKIASMEEVVMVHEAEFEANPTGMNRERLQKVQAELIKCLALEEKY; this is translated from the coding sequence ATGGTGCAACAATTAACCCTAAGATTGTTTCATACTGAATCGCATGTGGAGTTTGTCCTAACATTGATATACGCAAAATGTGATGCAATTGAGAGGATAGAATTATGGGATTCATTATATGCAATGGCAAGGGATATGGATGCATCATGGCTTGTAGGAGGTGATTTCAATGTAATATGGGACGAAGAAGAGAAGTTTGGTGGGTTGCCTGTGTCATTGAATAAAATTGATGATTTTCGACACTGCATCAACACTTGCAATCTATTCGACCTTGGATTTAAAGGCAAcatatttacatggtggaatgggagAGCAGAGGAAGACTGTATATTCAAAAGACTAGACAGATGTTTGGCCAATGTTGAGTTCCAACAAACATTTCCAGGAATAGAGGTGCAACATTTGTCAAAGACTGGCTCTGATCATAGTCCAATGTATCTGAAGTGTGATATTGAGACTCCACCTATAAAAAAACCTTTTAAGTTCTTGAATTTTTGGGTGGAACATGCGACTTTTAAAGATGTGGTGAAAGAGAATTGGTCTGCTGATTTCAGTGCAAATCCTTTTATTCTTTCTAATCAgaagttaaaaaaattaaagaaggccCTTTCATTGTGGAGTAAGGCTACATTTGGAGATATTTTCCAAAAGATAGCAAGTATGGAAGAGGTAGTGATGGTTCATGAAGCAGAATTTGAAGCAAATCCTACAGGGATGAACAGGGAAAGACTACAAAAGGTTCAGGCAGAATTGATCAAATGTCTGGCACTAGAGGAGAAATATTAG